The following are encoded together in the Thermoanaerobaculia bacterium genome:
- a CDS encoding helix-turn-helix domain-containing protein: MPIDLDSTSSSRSRLLAAAKHLMAQHGYEQASTAAIAREAATSESQLMRYVGGKAGLLEEVFNTLWRPLTESIQKLIAEASDAREAIEALLSTVIAAFGEDHDLAYLFLFEGRRIRGVGPGISLSKGFMDFSNLLHSLIRRGKRDGSVDSSFDENAAASALMGAAEGMIRDRLIAERSGQQKPFSETQIRSVFHAMLLGLSLHAPVVP; encoded by the coding sequence ATGCCGATCGATCTCGATTCAACTTCGAGCAGCCGTTCGCGCCTCCTCGCCGCCGCGAAGCACTTGATGGCCCAGCATGGGTACGAACAGGCCTCGACAGCGGCGATCGCCCGCGAAGCGGCGACGTCCGAATCGCAGCTCATGCGCTATGTCGGCGGGAAGGCGGGACTCCTCGAGGAGGTGTTCAACACGCTGTGGCGCCCGCTGACGGAGAGCATCCAGAAGCTGATCGCGGAGGCCTCGGATGCCCGCGAAGCGATCGAGGCGCTCCTCTCGACCGTGATCGCCGCCTTCGGAGAGGACCACGATCTGGCGTACCTCTTTCTCTTCGAGGGGCGGCGGATCCGCGGCGTCGGGCCCGGGATCAGCCTCTCGAAAGGTTTCATGGACTTCTCGAACCTGCTGCACTCGCTGATCCGCCGCGGCAAACGGGACGGAAGCGTCGATTCTTCGTTCGACGAGAACGCGGCGGCCTCCGCGCTGATGGGCGCCGCGGAAGGGATGATTCGCGACCGCCTGATCGCCGAGCGATCGGGGCAGCAGAAGCCCTTCTCGGAGACGCAAATCCGCTCGGTGTTCCACGCGATGCTGCTGGGGCTGTCGCTGCACGCGCCCGTCGTACCTTAG